The following proteins are co-located in the Mesorhizobium australicum WSM2073 genome:
- a CDS encoding DUF1194 domain-containing protein produces MLGSMHRGVGALSVAAFFREQACAICRGTLISGTERSAEGPAKRAGLFWALVGTLGASVVWAPQAWAANVDVAVVFAVDFSSSVDPKVADLQREGHAAALTSPEIIAAIARNYVGCISVAYFEWSSPGHTRVVLPWTNICGLEDARAAASVISTKGDTGFARRGRSGTSVSSAIDVGTLLLDQFPGTAAKKVIDISANGENNDGLPVQPSRLNAVAKGYTINAIAIPTQDEDPDQPLASYFAKSVIGGSQAFVITPKGPSDYVMALRRKLVTEVSMNVSRQADGLSTQH; encoded by the coding sequence ATGTTGGGTAGTATGCATCGGGGCGTAGGTGCCCTGTCCGTAGCGGCCTTTTTTCGCGAGCAGGCGTGCGCGATATGCAGGGGTACCCTGATATCGGGGACAGAGCGGTCAGCCGAAGGGCCAGCAAAGCGTGCCGGCCTATTTTGGGCGCTGGTGGGGACGCTTGGAGCTTCGGTGGTTTGGGCGCCGCAGGCCTGGGCGGCCAACGTCGATGTTGCCGTAGTATTCGCTGTCGATTTCTCATCCTCGGTCGATCCAAAGGTCGCCGATCTACAGCGCGAAGGTCATGCTGCGGCACTTACTTCTCCAGAGATCATCGCCGCCATCGCGCGCAATTACGTCGGCTGCATCAGCGTTGCCTATTTTGAGTGGTCAAGTCCCGGACACACACGCGTCGTGCTGCCGTGGACAAACATCTGCGGGCTGGAAGACGCCAGAGCGGCCGCATCGGTGATTAGCACGAAAGGAGATACCGGCTTCGCCCGTCGGGGGCGGAGCGGAACGTCCGTCTCGTCGGCTATTGATGTCGGTACCCTTCTGCTCGACCAGTTTCCGGGAACGGCAGCAAAGAAAGTAATCGACATCTCAGCCAACGGCGAGAATAATGATGGGCTTCCTGTTCAGCCGAGCAGGCTGAACGCCGTTGCCAAGGGGTATACAATCAACGCGATTGCCATTCCAACGCAGGATGAGGATCCCGATCAACCGTTGGCATCCTATTTTGCCAAATCGGTCATTGGCGGTTCCCAAGCCTTCGTTATAACGCCGAAGGGACCGAGTGACTATGTGATGGCCCTTCGCCGCAAGCTGGTTACGGAAGTGAGCATGAACGTTAGCCGGCAGGCGGATGGACTCTCTACGCAACATTGA
- a CDS encoding DMT family transporter: protein MSEIRANLLLLLAAAIWGLGNVAQKTVLAHLDALSAVGLRCLIGELLVLPFVLKERRLPAGPVYFSTLTKVGVLFAISIRLQQLCYLGATVTNASFLVSTATVLTPLAAWLLIGEHPTANLAVATGFTVLGVMILAVYERVFPIRPPLGMTSNDPAAVAAGLVARSPR, encoded by the coding sequence GTGTCTGAGATCAGAGCCAATTTGCTGCTGCTGTTGGCGGCCGCTATATGGGGCCTCGGCAATGTCGCGCAAAAGACGGTGCTTGCTCACCTTGATGCCCTGAGTGCCGTCGGCCTGCGTTGCCTGATCGGCGAGCTGCTGGTGCTGCCGTTTGTATTGAAGGAAAGGAGACTGCCTGCCGGGCCGGTCTATTTCTCCACCCTGACCAAGGTGGGTGTGTTGTTCGCGATCTCCATAAGGCTTCAGCAGCTTTGCTATCTCGGCGCCACAGTCACGAATGCAAGCTTCCTGGTGAGCACCGCAACCGTGCTGACACCACTGGCCGCCTGGCTGCTCATCGGCGAACACCCGACAGCGAACCTTGCCGTAGCGACCGGTTTCACCGTCCTTGGTGTGATGATCCTTGCCGTTTATGAGCGCGTATTCCCAATCCGACCGCCACTCGGCATGACCTCAAACGACCCGGCAGCGGTCGCTGCCGGGCTCGTCGCGAGGTCGCCGCGATGA
- the fliR gene encoding flagellar biosynthetic protein FliR yields the protein MSVLSQAVVIAAFLAFCRIGACFMLMPGLSSARVPVQVRLFVAVAATGGLLAFLWDKIFPFVDPRPQILVPMIVSELLVGGLIGAMTRLYMEALRFMGSAIAMLIGYGGSGGPAIEEPEPQAALAAIISFSALLMLFVFDFDHEIVRALVASYTVAPVNVFFNPQAALVDITDTVSDTFFLVIRLGSPFVAYAILVNLTIGFVNKLTPQIPIYFISQPFVMAGGMLIFYFAAGTMLSLFVDGFVDLTLAR from the coding sequence GTGAGCGTTCTCTCGCAGGCCGTCGTCATCGCGGCGTTCCTCGCCTTCTGCCGCATCGGCGCCTGTTTCATGCTGATGCCGGGCCTGTCCAGCGCCCGCGTCCCGGTCCAGGTCAGGCTGTTCGTCGCGGTCGCCGCCACGGGGGGCCTGCTTGCCTTCCTGTGGGACAAGATCTTTCCCTTCGTCGATCCGCGTCCGCAGATCCTGGTGCCGATGATCGTCTCGGAGTTGCTGGTCGGCGGGCTGATCGGCGCCATGACCAGGCTCTACATGGAGGCGCTTCGCTTCATGGGCTCGGCCATCGCCATGCTGATCGGCTACGGCGGTTCCGGCGGACCGGCGATCGAGGAACCGGAGCCGCAGGCGGCCCTTGCCGCCATCATTTCGTTTTCGGCGCTGCTGATGCTGTTCGTCTTCGACTTCGATCACGAGATCGTCCGCGCCCTGGTGGCGTCCTACACGGTCGCGCCGGTCAACGTCTTCTTCAACCCGCAGGCGGCGCTGGTCGACATCACCGACACCGTGTCGGACACTTTCTTCCTGGTCATCCGCCTCGGCAGCCCGTTCGTCGCCTACGCCATTCTCGTCAATCTGACGATCGGCTTCGTCAACAAGCTGACGCCGCAGATCCCGATTTATTTCATCTCGCAGCCCTTCGTCATGGCCGGCGGCATGCTGATCTTCTATTTCGCCGCCGGCACCATGCTGTCGCTGTTCGTCGACGGCTTCGTCGACCTCACGCTGGCGAGGTGA